The genomic interval TAGTTCTGTTGTGGCCAACCTTTTAGTTGGTGTGATAAGAATTTAAAATAATTACTCAAAATCATGCTCCTCTTTCCGTTTTCATATGCGGTTGTGTGTCTAGTTGGCCAACCAGTCACGTCACACTACTACATGTAGTGTTTCCGTTTAAAACAACACAATATATTGTATCATTATCTTGGCCGATGAAAAGGGTAAAATTCCAAATTTATATTGAATTGTTTACAATTAAGGTAGATTGTAAAATTAATCCGAACGCTGTTCGGACAAAAAAGATCAGCTTCCTTTAAAATGGTGTTTACCACAAACCCATCTTTTAGGAGCTGATCTTTTGTCTAGTATAACCTATTCCGAACGAATTAAAATCGAAACCTTTTGTGAACTAGGGCTGTCCAATATCCAAATGGGCGTTCGGCTGAACCGATCACCGTCAACAATTTCTTATGAATTATCTCGATGTCAACCTTATCAGGCTGAATTAGCACAAACAGATGCCGAATACAAGCGATCACGATGTGGTCGGAAAACTAAGCTGAGCGATGAGTTAAAGCAAAAAATTCTCAACCATTTACGTCTAAGCTGGTCACCAGGAATGATTGCTCACGAATTTAAACTAGCTACTAAATCTATTTATAATTGGCTAAATCAGGGGAGAATTGGTTTCTCCTTGAATGATCTACCTGAACATGGCGTACGCCAACGGCGTAACGTTGACCAACGATCCAAATATAATCAATCTTTGGGGCGATCAATTGAACAGCGTCCCATGATGATTAATCAACGTAATCGCATCGGCGATTTTGAACTAGATACAGTCGTTGGTCCTCGTGGGCATAGTAAGGCAGTTTTATTAACTTTAATCGATCGCAAATCACGGTTCCTTTGGGCATACCGGTTAAAAGATCGGACGACAGCGACTGTTAATGAAGCACTAACTAAGTTCCTAACCACTTTTAATGGTCCGGTGCACAGCTTTACTGTGGACCGTGGCACTGAGTTTAGTGGGCTAGTATCACTTGAATCACAATATGGTATTAAGACCTATTACTGCCATGCTTATACGCCAGCTGAACGTGGTAGTAATGAACGCTTTAATCGGAATTTACGTTATTTTTATCCTAAAAAGACTCGTTTTGAGCACATTAGTGCTCAAGATTTAACGACGACGTTACTCCAAATTAACCAGCGAACGCTTAAAATACTCGACTGGCAAACACCGTATCAGGTTATGCTGACAAATTTGTCCAAAAATTCGGATTAAATTTGCAATCTACCATATATAGTGATAGTAAAATTTAATTTCATGCGATATAGAGCCCCTTTTTCCTTAACTGGATCAAGGGGGCTTTTTTGTGTTGATAGTGTATAATTGTATGTATTAATAGACGTACAAGGAGCTGAGACGCGTGGAAGACGTACAGGAGACAAAAAGACAATTTAAGACAAAGACAGATCTTGCTAAAAGTTTAGGCATTGGGTCTCGTCAAACTTTGTATAATAGGGCCGAGAGAAATGGAATAGATTTAGACAAGCTAAGTTTCACTGAAGAAGAGTTGTCTATATTGTCTGGTAAAAAGACGTCCGTTACAACTGAACAATCCAGTGGACGCATGATACAAGACAGACAGGAAAAGGAAGCTCTGAAAGCCCTAAAACGAGAATTAGAGATTAAAAATAAGATAATTGATAATTTAGAACAAGATAAAGCGGATCTATCCAAGAAACTAGATAAGAGCCAGCAGCTACAAGACCAGCAACAACAGTTATCCTTAAAAGATCGTGCAGAGTTAGATAAGTTGAAAATAGAACTCGATAAATACAAGAAGATTGAAACTGAAGAAGTAGTTATACAGCCTAGTGAGGCAAAAAAGACGCCTACAAATACTGATAAAACAGTAAATAAGACGTCAAATGTACAATTAGACAAACAAGAAGACAAACCTAAAAAGCATTGGTGGAATATCTTCAATTAATCAATTGGTATATAAAAATGAATTTTTTAAGATTTTACAAATTTGAATTTTAAAAATATTGATATAACGGCACTCTTAAGTAGTATTTTGGCTATACTAATTATTTTGATAAAAATAGCTTAAAAATAATCAGTCATGTAGCGAAGTTTTAATAAGGATCATTATGTCAACTAGCTTTTATCTGACTTTGGTATAGCTTAGTTTGAAACGACAATTATAACTATTTAGTGCGGATTTAGTCAGAATTAATGGTTATTTCATATCCAGTGACTTTGACACCTTTTTTAATCGTATTCAAAACAATAGTGACATTTAATGTTTCAATTAATTCATCTACGGCCACATTCAAAACTTTTTGTTTGAATCGTCCAGCTGTCCAATTGCTCGAACGGTCAACTCCTAGGAACCAATCTTGCCAATCGTTCATTTCACCAGTAATCGTAACTGTTTTCTGATTACCCATTTTCTGGGCTTGATACATTTTCATAAGGATTAGAGTGTATTTAGACTTAATTCGTGATAATTCTGATAGATGGAAAGAGTAGTATTTCTCCCTCAAATCAAAGACATAGGGTGCCACATGCTCCGAAAACTTAAATGTAATCGTTTTATTTTTAGAAATACGAATGAAATTAAATAATTGGGTCATTAGTACGCTATCAGAACCATCTTCATCTTTAACAAGGAAATAAAGCGGTGTTTCTTCATTCAGCGTTTTAAATCCTTTGATTACACGAGTATAGTTAGTGCCAGAATCTGTTAAACCAAAGTGTTTCAGCACATCTGAAGCTTGTGCCTTGAAAGTGTCGTCCAGTTTCGAATCACGTGTAACGTAACTAAAACAGAAATCTAGTAATTTGTGTTCAAAAGCTTTTAAATTGCCGAATGCTTTGGCTAAGTCGTTCCCTTGAGTAACCAAATAATCTTGTCGGCTTAGTAAGTTTTTAGTTAATTCATTGGTTTTAATTTCAACTTTTTCTTTCATTGTCTTAACCGCCTTTTCAACTCTAATACAATTATAACCATAAATGCAAAATAATTCAAATACAGTTAATAAATCCGCACTAAATAGTTATAATGTCCGCACTAAATAGTTATAATGTCCGCACTAAATAGTTATAATGTCCGCACTAAATAGTTATAAAGGTATGCTGTATCCCTTGGTATGACTGCATTTTCATTCCCTTAATGTACTATAATGTATTTAAATGTATTTATAAATGTATAAACTTATAGGGCTAGCCTAGGTTAAATTACAAGTAATAAACACTAAATGATTAAAAAATGAGAAAAAAACTTCAAGAATTAGACCACGAAAAAAGATATACGTTTACAGGATTTGTAGAACGACCAGGTAAAAAGAGAGAAAACAATCATTGGAAACCAACATTGCTATTAACTAATTTAATGATTATTAAATAAAACGTATATTTTATCTACATAAATCTTGTATATACATAATGTGAGCAAGGGACGTGACCCTTTGCCCCCGTGTTAGGTTATGGTTGGCTAGTCGTAGTACGGAAGCAAAGTTTTATAGAAACTTTGGCTTTCGCCAATTCAGTGTTAAGACTGGTTTAGAGCTGTCAATTCCTTATGCTCCCACGCTGCGCTCATCCGCTACCATTGACAGCAAACAGTTAGTTTTTCTGAATCTCAACAAGAATTTAGCTGCTATGTTCGTTTTTTAGGGCCTTATTTTTCGTTTCTAGGGACTTTAAGACTATTTATATATATTTATACCAAAACAAAAATAAAAGGCCCTCAGTGAGCTTTTAGAGGGCTAGATGACGAAACCAGGACGATTAATAATATCTTCTTGTCTTTTTTGCAAAATATAAGTATACAGGGAATCATCAAATCCTTGTTGATCTCGTCAGGTTTATTGACAGAAGCTTCAAACAATTCTTGAATATCAACTTGCCAAGGATCAGCAAGCATTTCATCAATTGGTTTTAATACTTTCTTTTCGTCAATCTTAATGACCCCTAACATCAAAATAATGCTTTCAGTTTAAATTCACAGATCTTACAGCACCGTTATTCAAAATTTGTTACCAAGCTTATAAAAATTATCTGCACAAAGCGACTAAAAAATTTTGGCTTAAAACAGCATGATCTGCAACACTTTTTAAATATTTAAAACATAACAATCTTCGTTAGGTGCAAACATAAATTGAATTTAAAATACAGTCAATTCAACAACGGCAAAAACTGATTTCATGGTTATCAGCAGACCGAGTGAAACGAGGTCAATGCGCACTTACACACCACAATTAAAATTGCTGGTGTTTGTGCTTAAAATCTGTCTCAGAAGTTGCCTTCGTCAACAACCAAAAATCCAAATAAAACTAACCAAAATCAATTTGATCTAACATAGTTTCGGTACTGGCCTGGTCTAAGCCTAAATAAGCTAAAGTCATGGCTTCACTGGAATGATTTAATAAGTGCATGACTAAGCCAATATTGTAATTGGATTGCGTATAAACGCGATAAGCCCCAGTTTTGCGCATCGTGTGGGTACCAAGGTAATTAATGCTTAAAAGATCGCCAACCTTACTCATAATTTTGTAGAACTGTTTTTCCGTAATATGCCGTTCTGGGTGTTGAATGGACGGAAAGAGCCATTCAGAATCCAGCTTATGATCAAGCAGCCATTGACGGTACAATAAGAGCTCTGTTTGAACAGGTTTAAGGTACAAGGTATTCGGTTTACCAGTTTTTCGGTCATGAATAAACGCATTTTGTTTAATAGAACCGTCCGGATTAAAAATATCGGTTTGTTTTAAGCCCATAACGTCACTCACTCGCAGTAGCGTCGCTTTACCAACTTGAAAAATCGTATAGTTACGTCGGCCAGCTTTAAAGTTGTTGAGTAAGGTATCTTGCACCTCTTTGAGAACGTTTGAATCTTTGATGGGTAAGACAACTTGTTGCATAGTTTTAGCTCCTTAAAAAAAAATTGATTTTTAGTACAAATTAAAGTACAATATTAAGTACAAAGAAAGGGTGGTAAATATGACATTAGCACTAACACAGAGTGATTTTCGCGCTAACCTAAAAAAATATTTAGATCAAGTTAATGACGAAGATGAAACCGTTTATATTGCTCGTTCAAATAGTCGCGCAGTAGCCATCGTTTCACAAGAAAAAATGGACTGGCTAGAAAGAGCATTAAAAGCTAAAGAAGGTTCGTTAGAATATGCAATTGCACGTGATCAGTTAATTAAACGCCATGTTTTACCTGACGATGAAATTGTTGCATCAGATGATGATTATTGGGGTCAGTTTAAATAATGAAAAAACTAAGATTTAAACCACGTGCAACCTTTAATGCTGATCTAAAACGGTTAGCCAGTTTAGACAAATCTATTATTGATGAAGTTCGAGCAGCCATTGACCTGTTGCTTGAGCAACAACAATTACCACCAGAATTTGAGGATCATGAGCTTAATCGGCGCATGAGCGGTTATAATGAATTTCACTTACGAGATACCCCGAAAAACAAAACACCAAGCGAAACTAACGATGTCCTGGTGGTTTATACGATTGATAAAGATGAACTAGTCTTAATTGGCATTCGAGTCGGATCGCATGATCATTTATTTCCTGGTCAAAATCGTGCCAAAAGGTATCGAAAAAATGACGAATAAAAGAAGTTATTTCTTTAATATTAAAATAAATAACCCCCAAGATCTATATTATAGATTTTGGGGGTTATTCTTTCAATGTTTTCGAGGGGCGATTTGTGAATTATAGTCCCTAATATAGGGACAAAGCTTATTTGAAAGTTTTTCTCAAACACATCTGTATTTTAGACTGTGCCACTATTATTCTCTGTTATAGGGTTTAATTTAGACAGTTCTAATGAACATATCTAACTTAAATAGATTGTGAGACACGAAATGGCTATTAAGGTATGCCCTATTTGCCATTTAGCAAAACTTTTATTGCTTGGCTGTACTGTTCTTGAGTATTTTTAACCTCAGAATAGCCACGAATGTTTTCTGCAATAATTAGTTTAATAGTTTTATCAAAACTCGCCTTAGCAGCTACTAGTTGAGTGATAACTTCCTTACAGTCTCGGCCTGTTTCCATCATATGAATAACACCTTTAATTTGCCCGCTAGCGCGGCTTAATCGATTTTGTATTTGGGTGGTTGCAGCGCTTTTTAGTATATTTGACATGGTTGATCTCCTTAAAGTATTAAACTAACTGTTTTTAGTATTCCAACTATATAACGGCGCTGGTTGTTCCCCGACCAGTTTGTTTACCAATTTGCCATTTTTTAATAATTAATGTT from Lactiplantibacillus brownii carries:
- a CDS encoding site-specific integrase yields the protein MQQVVLPIKDSNVLKEVQDTLLNNFKAGRRNYTIFQVGKATLLRVSDVMGLKQTDIFNPDGSIKQNAFIHDRKTGKPNTLYLKPVQTELLLYRQWLLDHKLDSEWLFPSIQHPERHITEKQFYKIMSKVGDLLSINYLGTHTMRKTGAYRVYTQSNYNIGLVMHLLNHSSEAMTLAYLGLDQASTETMLDQIDFG
- a CDS encoding metal-sensing transcriptional repressor — protein: MSNILKSAATTQIQNRLSRASGQIKGVIHMMETGRDCKEVITQLVAAKASFDKTIKLIIAENIRGYSEVKNTQEQYSQAIKVLLNGK
- a CDS encoding type II toxin-antitoxin system YafQ family toxin, whose amino-acid sequence is MKKLRFKPRATFNADLKRLASLDKSIIDEVRAAIDLLLEQQQLPPEFEDHELNRRMSGYNEFHLRDTPKNKTPSETNDVLVVYTIDKDELVLIGIRVGSHDHLFPGQNRAKRYRKNDE
- a CDS encoding type II toxin-antitoxin system Phd/YefM family antitoxin; protein product: MTLALTQSDFRANLKKYLDQVNDEDETVYIARSNSRAVAIVSQEKMDWLERALKAKEGSLEYAIARDQLIKRHVLPDDEIVASDDDYWGQFK
- a CDS encoding IS30-like element ISLpl1 family transposase translates to MSSITYSERIKIETFCELGLSNIQMGVRLNRSPSTISYELSRCQPYQAELAQTDAEYKRSRCGRKTKLSDELKQKILNHLRLSWSPGMIAHEFKLATKSIYNWLNQGRIGFSLNDLPEHGVRQRRNVDQRSKYNQSLGRSIEQRPMMINQRNRIGDFELDTVVGPRGHSKAVLLTLIDRKSRFLWAYRLKDRTTATVNEALTKFLTTFNGPVHSFTVDRGTEFSGLVSLESQYGIKTYYCHAYTPAERGSNERFNRNLRYFYPKKTRFEHISAQDLTTTLLQINQRTLKILDWQTPYQVMLTNLSKNSD
- a CDS encoding replication initiation protein, coding for MKEKVEIKTNELTKNLLSRQDYLVTQGNDLAKAFGNLKAFEHKLLDFCFSYVTRDSKLDDTFKAQASDVLKHFGLTDSGTNYTRVIKGFKTLNEETPLYFLVKDEDGSDSVLMTQLFNFIRISKNKTITFKFSEHVAPYVFDLREKYYSFHLSELSRIKSKYTLILMKMYQAQKMGNQKTVTITGEMNDWQDWFLGVDRSSNWTAGRFKQKVLNVAVDELIETLNVTIVLNTIKKGVKVTGYEITINSD